The following proteins come from a genomic window of Winogradskyella sp. PC-19:
- a CDS encoding alpha/beta fold hydrolase, with translation MFVTHKNSQVYYNTVGKGNAIVLLHGFLETSEMWEAFIPQLSENNQVICIDLLGHGQTDSIGYIHGMGDMADAVFSVLKALKIEKIACIGHSMGGYVALALVEKYPELVEDLCLMNSTFEADDNERKVLRARAARLAETNYENLVRMSFTNLFPAESKVEFKTDFDKALKIALKTSRQGFIAGHKGMAIRPNRLAVFKSVKGKKAIVIGEQDWIVDQELLEKKTKSTDTEILLLSGGHMSHIDNKSELSYFLKRFSEK, from the coding sequence ATGTTTGTTACTCATAAAAATAGTCAGGTTTATTACAATACGGTCGGAAAAGGAAACGCAATTGTTTTACTTCATGGTTTTTTAGAAACTTCGGAAATGTGGGAGGCTTTTATACCTCAACTTTCTGAAAATAACCAGGTCATCTGTATCGATTTATTGGGTCATGGCCAAACAGATTCTATTGGATACATACATGGTATGGGAGATATGGCTGATGCTGTATTTTCTGTCTTAAAAGCTTTAAAAATTGAAAAAATAGCATGCATAGGACACTCTATGGGTGGTTATGTGGCTTTGGCTTTGGTTGAAAAATATCCCGAATTGGTCGAGGATTTATGTCTTATGAATTCGACCTTTGAAGCAGATGATAACGAACGAAAAGTTCTTCGTGCTCGCGCTGCTCGATTGGCTGAAACTAATTATGAGAACTTAGTTAGAATGTCTTTTACCAACCTTTTTCCTGCAGAAAGTAAAGTAGAGTTCAAAACGGATTTTGATAAGGCGCTAAAAATAGCATTAAAAACAAGTCGACAAGGATTTATTGCTGGACATAAAGGTATGGCCATAAGACCTAATAGGTTAGCTGTTTTTAAATCTGTAAAAGGAAAAAAAGCAATAGTCATTGGCGAACAAGACTGGATTGTAGACCAAGAATTATTAGAGAAAAAAACAAAATCTACCGATACAGAAATCCTATTACTATCAGGTGGACATATGAGTCATATTGATAATAAATCAGAGTTATCTTACTTTTTAAAACGTTTTAGCGAAAAATAA